One stretch of Cygnus olor isolate bCygOlo1 chromosome 1, bCygOlo1.pri.v2, whole genome shotgun sequence DNA includes these proteins:
- the RAB30 gene encoding ras-related protein Rab-30 isoform X1, protein MNTDGPAACRGSQQQCQLTLCLAFQSAKAEMETNKQKSLGDGKPKGRRAKCFHSSGCTLELQIWDTAGQERFRSITQSYYRSANALILTYDITCEESFRCLPEWLREIEQYASNKVITVLVGNKIDLADKREVSQQRAAEFSEAQDMYYLETSAKESDNVEKLFLDLACRLISEARQNTLVNNVSSPLPGEGKSISYLTCCNFN, encoded by the exons ATGAACACTGACGGACCTGCAGCTTGCCGGGGAAGTCAGCAGCAATGCCAGCTGACTTTGTGCCTTGCATTTCAATCTGCAAaggcagaaatggaaacaaacaagcaaaaaagcttGGGGGATGGAAAGCCAAAGGGGAGAAGAGCTAAGTGCTTTCACAGCAGTGGTTGTACCCTGGAG CTGCAGATCTGGGACACGGCAGGACAGGAGCGGTTCCGGTCCATAACGCAGAGTTACTACCGCAGTGCCAACGCCTTGATACTCACCTACGACATCACCTGCGAAGAGTCCTTCCGATGCCTCCCCGAGTGGCTGCGAGAAATTGAGCAGTACGCCAGCAATAAGGTCATCACCGTGTTAGTGG GTAATAAGATTGATTTAGCCGATAAGAGGGAAGTCTCCCAGCAAAGAGCCGCAGAGTTCTCCGAAGCACAGGACATGTACTATCTGGAAACCTCAGCGAAAGAATCGGATAATGTGGAAAAACTCTTCCTGGACTTAGCCTGCCGGCTGATCAGTGAAGCACGGCAGAACACCCTTGTGAACAATGTCTCATCCCCCTTAccaggagaggggaaaagtaTCAGCTATTTGACTTgctgtaattttaattaa
- the DDIAS gene encoding DNA damage-induced apoptosis suppressor protein, protein MNKTRGLLAASVVSVQNSCFIYPACQSCFSRLVLNPKRFNCLKCGCTGEAKDVGYRYRLSLKIADTNDLFDISVFGSCLDPFFGVTAGNLQRCIEDFNQLSGETNRDASPGVLVEAVETCFIGKRFIFGVKGCASEDGGCSFASSILQNCSRINRGTKTLTACQIFLPNAAVTGFTVISYFHRLLQSRKFGNHNNSSHLPDSLSPPIGEPVSELSSLSSWNRSSCFVQSSGRESFLGCWQQSFSLTSSVAWVTAEDFPTLEVGKLVSEQHEEEGRPVSAESCSVSLNNQTLWESQFCSSSVREENKEEEDELNSQPSQTDRISATDKLERICSSETKCSLPDSSRLLKNPSEFGVKSVHPKTNIGNDSYKEKSPSSLFYDRRTSTSNHVTGVSQTDSMLWEELPFSESLKEFLARIESESFVTSPRLDAGQHTALESSKLSVDLNKSYPRQAPGGGGLPEESISGRFLQPAGKDSWESISFAWHQSNSNPVSDEVSQHESFCSILSSADKERGASCVIPNPHLLTPSQSLPVTSEYSASKRNRQPKEANTEVSKSACPFINPQRAAERETFCLQRSKRATCVQSARDSCLAGSGNKENSYVANQKKDFIFTGTWGSDPAIPNNTGRMYERELKTLTELQENTFKSINKREMIWNSSCSEGSYNASADLFDTSEVAKTVEFLNKSCNSLIQEDTLTGKVTTPELGLFPVDVPCNSLKQTPSLHRSPLAFRKHSTPVAYPFYDSECNSVSAQGFVPYSESTPVAKPIQKLWPLGEQSSFVTIFTPKNPAKICSKCKRSRASFQNTQLQQLTGRLVKREKLSNREEKESNSSVSQLFQNNQLPADFEEWIPPSAIKRQKLTASLGLKMASWATDSQVTSEHVDRNTISGSKENSEKDACFRSEGLNSGNTAGILATPVSAGITKALFLNDSVLETCSSSEGKNHLSHANYSGVILEGATGWSPELFFQAQSPFFHKPE, encoded by the exons ATGAACAAAACGAGAGGACTCTTGGCTGCCTCTGTAGTTTCTGTCCAGAACTCCTGCTTCATTTATCCTGCTTGTCAGAGCTGCTTTTCTAGGCTGGTGCTGAACCCCAAGAG ATTTAACTGTCTGAAGTGTGGCTGCACAGGTGAAGCCAAAGACGTAGGGTACAGATACAGATTGTCCCTGAAGATTGCTGACACAAATGATTTGTTTGACATTAGTGTGTTTGGAAGTTGCTTAGATCCATTCTTCGGTGTCACTGCAGGAAATCTGCAAAG GTGTATTGAAGACTTTAATCAGCTGTCAGGAGAAACAAACAGAGATGCATCTCCGGGAGTGTTAGTTGAAGCAGTTGAAACCTGTTTCATTGGAAAAAGATTTATATTTGGAGTGAAG GGTTGTGCAAGTGAGGATGGAGGGTGTTCTTTTGCCAGCAGCATCTTGCAAAACTGTTCCAGAATTAACAGAGGTACAAAAACCCTTACAGCTTGCCAGATCTTCCTGCCAAATGCTGCTGTTACTGGCTTTACTGTTATCAGCTACTTTCACCGGCTCCTGCAGTCCAGGAAATTCGGGAACCATAATAACAGCTCCCACTTACCTGATTCATTGTCACCTCCAATAGGTGAACCTGTCAGCGAGCTCAGCAGCTTGTCTAGCTGGAACAGAAGCTCCTGTTTTGTTCAGTCTAGTGGCAGAGAAAGTTTTTTAGGGTGCTGGCAGCAGTCCTTCAGCCTGACTTCATCTGTTGCTTGGGTAACAGCGGAAGACTTTCCCACTCTGGAAGTGGGAAAGCTGGTGAGTGAACAGCATGAAGAAGAGGGGAGGCCTGTCTCTGCGGAATCGTGCAGTGTAAGCCTTAACAATCAAACTCTTTGGGAGTCACAGTTTTGCAGCTCTTCAGTGAGGGAAGAGAataaagaggaggaggatgaattAAATTCACAGCCTAGTCAGACTGACAGAATCTCTGCGACTGATAAATTAGAGAGAATTTGCTCTTCAGAGACGAAGTGTTCACTTCCAGACAGTTCCAGGTTGTTAAAAAATCCCTCAGAGTTTGGGGTAAAAAGCGTTCACCCAAAGACTAATATTGGAAACGattcttacaaagaaaaatccccAAGCTCCCTTTTTTACGACAGACGTACCTCAACTTCTAATCATGTAACTGGAGTGTCTCAGACAGACTCCATGCTTTGGGAGGAGCTCCCGTTCTCAGAAAGCCTAAAGGAATTTTTAGCCAGAATAGAAAGCGAGAGTTTTGTAACGTCACCCCGTCTTGATGCAGGCCAACATACCGCCCTTGAAAGCAGCAAGTTGAGTGTAGATCTTAACAAATCGTATCCCAGGCAAGCCCCAGGAGGTGGTGGTTTACCTGAAGAGAGCATATCGGGGAGGTTCTTGCAACCAGCAGGGAAAGATAGTTGGGAGAGCATATCATTTGCTTGGCATCAATCAAATTCAAATCCTGTGAGTGATGAGGTGTCACAACATGAGTCCTTCTGTAGCATTTTATCTTCAGCTGACAAGGAACGTGGAGCATCTTGCGTTATACCGAACCCTCATCTACTTACTCCATCACAGTCCTTACCAGTTACATCAGAGTATTCTGCTTCCAAAAGAAACAGACAGCCCAAAGAAGCAAATACTGAAGTTTCAAAGTCAGCTTGTCCTTTTATCAATCCGCAGCGTGCTGCTGAACGTGAAACCTTCTGTTTACAAAGGAGCAAGAGAGCTACCTGTGTGCAGTCTGCGCGTGATAGCTGTTTAGCTGGTagtggaaataaagaaaattcttatgtagcaaaccaaaaaaaagattttatattcACAGGGACGTGGGGCTCTGATCCAGCAATTCCCAACAACACAGGGAGGATGTatgaaagagaattaaaaacattgacagaactgcaagaaaatactttcaaaagcaTAAATAAGAGAGAGATGATATGGAACAGTAGCTGCTCTGAAGGCAGCTACAATGCTTCTGCTGATCTCTTTGATACAAGTGAGGTAGCAAAAACTGTAGAGTTCTTAAATAAGTCATGTAACTCTCTGATACAGGAAGATACTTTGACAGGAAAGGTCACAACTCCTGAACTGGGGCTTTTTCCTGTGGATGTTCCCTGTAACAGTTTAAAACAGACCCCTTCCTTACATAGGTCCCCTCTTGCTTTTCGTAAACACAGTACACCAGTAGCTTACCCCTTTTATGATTCAGAATGCAATTCAGTTAGTGCTCAAGGCTTTGTTCCTTATTCAGAGTCAACTCCTGTGGCAAAACCTATCCAAAAACTGTGGCCTTTGGGGGAACAAAGCTCTTTTGTCACTATATTCACCCCTAAAAATCCTGCTAAAATCTGTTCCAAATGCAAGCGATCTAGGGCTTCCTTTCAAAACACTCAGTTACAGCAGCTTACTGGCAGGTTAGTGAAACGTGAAAAGCTGAGtaacagggaagagaaagaaagtaatAGCTCAGTTTCACAGCTGTTCCAGAACAACCAGTTGCCTGCTGACTTTGAGGAGTGGATCCCTCCATCCGCAATCAAAAGACAGAAACTTACTGCATCTTTAGGCTTAAAAATGGCTAGCTGGGCTACTGACTCGCAAGTGACCTCTGAGCACGTGGACAGGAACACGATTTCTGGAAGCAAAGAGAACAGTGAAAAAGATGCATGCTTCAGAAGTGAGGGGTTAAACTCTGGGAACACAGCTGGGATTCTAGCAACTCCTGTGTCTGCAGGTATCACCAAGgccttgtttttaaatgattcagTCCTGGAAACTTGTTCctcttcagaaggaaagaatCACCTCTCACATGCAAATTATTCAGGGGTTATATTGGAAGGGGCAACAGGCTGGTCTCCTGAGTTGTTCTTCCAAGCACAGAGCCCCTTTTTCCATAAGCCAGAATAg